A stretch of Chitinophaga caeni DNA encodes these proteins:
- the upp gene encoding uracil phosphoribosyltransferase, with product MIINLSENNSIVSEWLSEIRDEKVQQDRMRFRRNLARVGEVAAYEISKSLKYTEKEVETPLGSANCKVFKEQPVLGTILRAGLALHEGLVNYFDKADHAYISAYRKHKRDGTFEISLEYVSCPPLDDKVLILSDPMLATGASLVTTIEQLIEFGKPAHIHIVTAIACTVGIEYVQRNIDATTISIWAGDIDDELTAKGYIVPGLGDAGDLAFGTKVQQ from the coding sequence ATGATTATTAACTTGAGTGAGAACAACTCTATCGTCAGTGAATGGCTCAGCGAGATACGCGATGAAAAAGTCCAACAAGACCGGATGCGATTCCGAAGGAATTTGGCCAGGGTAGGCGAGGTAGCTGCTTACGAAATCAGCAAGTCTTTAAAGTATACCGAGAAAGAAGTAGAAACCCCGCTGGGTTCGGCCAATTGCAAGGTATTTAAAGAACAGCCGGTCTTGGGAACAATTTTAAGGGCAGGCTTGGCGTTACATGAGGGTTTGGTGAATTATTTTGATAAGGCAGATCATGCATACATTTCCGCTTACCGGAAACATAAGAGGGACGGCACTTTCGAAATCAGCCTCGAATACGTGTCATGCCCACCGCTAGATGACAAGGTGTTGATTCTCTCGGATCCGATGTTGGCCACCGGGGCATCGTTGGTAACCACCATTGAACAGTTAATCGAATTTGGGAAACCCGCTCATATCCATATTGTAACAGCTATTGCTTGCACGGTAGGGATCGAGTATGTACAAAGAAATATAGACGCAACCACCATCAGCATTTGGGCCGGCGATATCGATGATGAATTAACAGCCAAAGGATATATCGTTCCGGGATTAGGCGATGCCGGGGATCTCGCGTTTGGCACCAAGGTGCAACAATAA
- a CDS encoding YfbK domain-containing protein, giving the protein MKNIFLLTLSLLCNQLLNAQSIKVSGTVVDKNGHPLAQVSINEENVGLIALTTTTGAFEILVKDSTHRIIFQLPRYTNHVQKFNANSSNVKIVLNGGKGDSITPGLLAEVSVVGHAPLVKKNYTASQSISISGDGSGSYMSRRMPMQENEEYASRTENDFHRVKNAALSTFSIDVDRASYSNVRRYLNDGQLPPKNAVKIEELINYFDYNYPQPEAGNPAGISAELGNCPWNKEHFLARIAVQAEKIPTTSLPSSNLVFLIDVSGSMWSENKLPLVKKAFRVLVDQLRPQDRVAIVTYAGNAGLVLESTPGSQKSKILNAIDELQAGGSTAGGAGIQLAYKIAQLNLIAPGNNRVILATDGDFNVGISNPGSLQDLISKEKEKGIYLSVLGFGMGNLKDDNLETLADKGNGNYAYIDNFEEARRTFVTEFGGTMFTVADDVKLQIEFNPKWIKAYRLVGYENRLLNDEDFNDDKKDAGEMGSGHTVTALYELVPVNAVFRQGKIDDLKYQEVVSLSKYSQEVLTVKMRYKKPGQKQSLLLSKVLMMNAYKNTEAKASEDFRFSAAVATFGLILSDSKYKSSASFDMALTLAKNAKGNDEEGYRAEFIQMIKKAALLANTTAKNEVGTK; this is encoded by the coding sequence ATGAAAAATATATTCCTACTAACATTAAGTTTGCTTTGCAACCAGTTACTAAATGCACAATCGATCAAGGTGAGTGGCACCGTAGTTGATAAAAATGGTCATCCATTGGCCCAAGTCAGCATCAATGAAGAAAATGTTGGGTTGATCGCGCTTACAACTACCACGGGCGCCTTCGAGATCCTGGTAAAAGATTCCACCCACAGGATCATCTTTCAGCTACCACGCTATACAAACCATGTACAAAAATTTAATGCTAACAGCTCCAATGTGAAGATTGTTCTGAATGGAGGGAAAGGAGATTCCATTACACCGGGATTATTAGCTGAAGTGTCCGTTGTGGGGCACGCACCGCTTGTCAAGAAAAACTATACTGCTAGCCAAAGTATAAGTATCAGCGGCGACGGAAGCGGCAGCTACATGAGCCGCCGGATGCCTATGCAGGAAAATGAAGAATATGCTTCCCGCACCGAGAATGATTTTCATAGGGTGAAAAATGCCGCGCTCAGCACTTTCTCCATCGACGTTGACCGGGCATCATATAGCAATGTGCGCCGCTATTTAAACGACGGACAACTCCCGCCGAAAAATGCCGTCAAAATCGAGGAATTGATCAATTATTTCGACTATAATTACCCGCAACCGGAAGCCGGCAACCCGGCCGGGATCAGCGCCGAGCTTGGGAATTGCCCTTGGAACAAGGAACATTTCCTGGCGAGGATAGCAGTACAGGCGGAAAAAATCCCAACCACTTCATTACCATCATCCAACCTGGTATTCCTGATCGATGTTTCAGGTTCCATGTGGTCGGAGAATAAATTACCGCTCGTGAAGAAAGCTTTCAGGGTTTTGGTGGATCAACTCCGGCCCCAAGACCGCGTTGCGATCGTAACTTATGCCGGCAATGCAGGGTTAGTATTAGAATCAACGCCCGGTAGCCAGAAATCCAAGATATTGAATGCCATCGATGAACTGCAAGCCGGGGGATCTACCGCGGGCGGAGCCGGGATTCAACTGGCATATAAAATAGCGCAGCTAAATTTAATTGCGCCCGGTAATAATCGCGTGATATTAGCCACGGACGGGGACTTTAATGTCGGTATATCAAACCCCGGTTCCTTGCAAGACCTGATCAGCAAGGAGAAGGAGAAAGGTATTTACTTATCTGTGCTGGGTTTCGGTATGGGAAACCTGAAAGACGACAACTTGGAAACCTTGGCAGACAAGGGAAATGGGAACTATGCTTATATCGATAATTTCGAAGAAGCCCGCCGTACTTTCGTTACGGAGTTTGGTGGAACCATGTTTACGGTAGCAGATGATGTGAAACTTCAGATCGAGTTCAATCCTAAGTGGATAAAGGCTTACAGGTTAGTAGGTTATGAAAACAGGTTATTGAATGATGAAGACTTTAACGATGATAAAAAAGATGCGGGGGAAATGGGTTCCGGCCATACGGTAACAGCCCTGTATGAACTCGTTCCCGTTAATGCCGTGTTCCGTCAAGGGAAAATAGATGATCTTAAATACCAGGAAGTTGTGAGCTTATCAAAATACAGCCAAGAAGTGCTTACCGTGAAAATGCGCTACAAAAAGCCCGGCCAAAAGCAAAGCTTGCTACTGAGTAAAGTCCTCATGATGAACGCATACAAAAATACCGAAGCGAAAGCCAGCGAAGATTTCCGTTTCAGCGCAGCCGTGGCCACATTTGGGTTGATATTGAGTGATTCCAAGTATAAATCCTCTGCCAGCTTCGACATGGCGCTCACTTTGGCGAAAAATGCCAAGGGGAATGATGAAGAAGGCTACCGCGCGGAATTTATCCAGATGATTAAAAAAGCAGCCCTGCTGGCGAACACTACCGCTAAGAATGAAGTAGGCACCAAGTAG